AGCGCCAAGGGCGGCGCACGCAGGCCAGGCGCAGCAGGTACTCGAGCGTGAACAGCGCGGTCAGCAGGTATTCGGCCAGGCTCAGCACCGGGCCGAAGCGGGCCTTGACCGCCGCGACGCTCTCCAGCATCACCACCGCGATGCTGAACAGCACCAGCGCGATCAGGCCCAGGTCGAAGGCGCGGCCGGCACGGGTGTCGGCCTCGAAGATGATGGTGTAGACCTTGAGGCGCCAGCCCGCCAGCGGGCGGCCCAGGCGTTCGGCCTCGCTGCTGCTGGCGCGGGCGGGCTTGGTATCGGTATTCTTGGACATCACCGACCGCACTGTAGCGGCAGCCCTCGCGCATCACCGAGAATCACGCCATGAAAACGCACCAGATCGAGATCCAGAAGTTCAAGGCCGCCTCCACCACCAGCAACGGCCTGGTGTTGTTCAAGGTGGATGCCCTGGTCTCGCCCAAAGAGCCGATCGAGGGCATCGAGCCCAGCAGCGTGATCAGCATGACCGAGGCCAATGCCCGCGTGCTGCTGGCCCTGCTGAAGGCGCAGATCGCCGAATTCGACAACAAGAAGCCCAAGAGCCGCCACGGCCGCCACGGCTGAACCCGCGCGCCACCAGGACCCACGCCATGGAATATCCCCGCTACAACCCCGCCTCCGACAACCTGCCGCTGTCCGACGACGAGCTGAACCAGCTCGACGACCTGCTGGCCGCCCTGCCCAGCGATGCCGCGCTGAACATCGAGGCGCTGGACGGCTATCTGGTGGCCCTGCTGCTGAGCCCCACCCCGCTGCCCGAGCTGCCCGGCGCGGCCTGGCTGCCCACCGTCTGGGGTGGCGACGGCGCCGATGGCCAAGCCCCCTTCGCCAGCGGCAAGCAGCGCAAGAAGCTGAGCCTCTTGGTGCTGCGCCATCTGCATGGCATCGCCTGCCAGTTGCGCGACCGGCCCGAGGGCTGGGAGCCAATCTTCAGCGTGGCCGAGCAGGAAGAAGGCGAGGAGCTGGTCGACGCCGAGGACTGGTGCACCGGCTTCATGCTGGCGGTCGACCTGGCCGCCGAGGCCTGGACCCCGCTGTTCGAGCGCGACAAGACCGCCGCTGCGCTGGCCCCGATCGCACTGCTGGGCGGCGACGAAAGCGGCCTGGCGCCCGAGGAGCGCGCCCGCCTGGGCGATCTG
This genomic stretch from Roseateles sp. DAIF2 harbors:
- a CDS encoding UPF0149 family protein, whose protein sequence is MEYPRYNPASDNLPLSDDELNQLDDLLAALPSDAALNIEALDGYLVALLLSPTPLPELPGAAWLPTVWGGDGADGQAPFASGKQRKKLSLLVLRHLHGIACQLRDRPEGWEPIFSVAEQEEGEELVDAEDWCTGFMLAVDLAAEAWTPLFERDKTAAALAPIALLGGDESGLAPEERARLGDLQWRDALSREVPEGVLTLWTLRGQPAA